The following proteins are encoded in a genomic region of Mycolicibacterium confluentis:
- the purM gene encoding phosphoribosylformylglycinamidine cyclo-ligase, with amino-acid sequence MTDRAEDPVVPAISYASAGVDIEAGDRAVELFKPLAAKATRPEVRGGLGGFAGLFALRSGYREPLLASSTDGVGTKLAVAQAMDKHDTVGLDLVAMVVDDLVVCGAEPLFLQDYIAVGRTVPERVQAIVAGIAEGCVQAGCALLGGETAEHPGLMEPDHYDISATGVGVVEADNVLGPDRVRPGDVIIAMGSSGLHSNGYSLARKVLLEIDRMNLAGHVEEFGRTLGEELLEPTRIYAKDCLALAAETQVRTFCHVTGGGLAGNLERVMPPGLVAELDRGTWTPAPVFGMIAQRGRIERAEMEKTFNMGVGMVAVVAPEDTDRALAILTARHLNCWTLGTVNKGTKDGERATLVGRHPRF; translated from the coding sequence ATGACCGATCGTGCTGAAGACCCCGTTGTTCCTGCCATCTCGTACGCGTCGGCCGGGGTCGACATCGAAGCGGGCGATCGTGCTGTGGAACTGTTCAAGCCGCTCGCGGCGAAGGCGACCCGGCCCGAGGTCCGTGGTGGCCTCGGCGGCTTCGCGGGCCTGTTCGCCCTGCGCAGTGGCTACCGTGAGCCCCTTTTGGCCTCGTCGACGGACGGCGTGGGCACCAAGCTCGCCGTCGCACAGGCCATGGACAAACACGACACCGTCGGCCTCGACCTGGTCGCGATGGTGGTCGACGACCTCGTGGTCTGTGGTGCCGAGCCGCTGTTCCTGCAGGACTACATCGCCGTGGGCCGCACGGTCCCCGAGCGGGTGCAGGCCATCGTGGCCGGCATCGCCGAGGGATGTGTGCAGGCCGGGTGTGCTCTGCTGGGCGGCGAGACGGCCGAACATCCCGGGCTGATGGAGCCCGACCACTACGACATCTCCGCCACGGGCGTCGGCGTCGTCGAGGCCGACAACGTGCTGGGCCCCGACCGCGTCCGTCCCGGCGACGTGATCATCGCGATGGGGTCCTCAGGCCTGCACTCCAACGGCTATTCACTGGCCCGCAAGGTGCTGCTCGAGATTGACCGGATGAACCTGGCCGGCCACGTCGAGGAGTTCGGCCGCACGCTCGGTGAAGAACTCCTGGAGCCAACCCGGATCTACGCCAAGGACTGCCTGGCCCTGGCGGCCGAGACTCAGGTCCGCACGTTCTGCCACGTCACCGGCGGCGGGCTCGCGGGCAACCTGGAACGCGTCATGCCTCCGGGCCTGGTGGCCGAGCTTGATCGCGGCACCTGGACGCCCGCACCGGTGTTCGGGATGATCGCGCAGCGCGGACGGATCGAGCGCGCCGAGATGGAGAAGACGTTCAACATGGGCGTCGGCATGGTGGCCGTCGTCGCGCCGGAGGACACCGACCGCGCGTTGGCCATCCTGACCGCCCGCCATCTGAACTGCTGGACGCTCGGCACTGTCAACAAGGGCACCAAGGACGGCGAGCGCGCCACGCTGGTGGGCCGCCACCCGCGGTTCTAG